A single window of Lytechinus variegatus isolate NC3 chromosome 8, Lvar_3.0, whole genome shotgun sequence DNA harbors:
- the LOC121419592 gene encoding nectin-3-like, whose protein sequence is MAVVHQDQSDLIQDGSYISRKAVTITPSRDDHGKVLSCIASHPELQNERLRSVHLNVHDLLTSITCKSIGSFPATKLSFQLVGGTGQADNIPLRANISSKRSVLDDKLFDSEGTITIHPNIERHGKYIYCYASLEKHIVGFKFAKVIVYGQPEGIKITSPVDLYDGIEVNVTCKAVNGYPAPHIHWYIGTRNLTEDSSLNISENKAGRYDAESTLTLIPTRYDHGKRLLCEAVQPTILQARSVNQSLVLNIYYHPVVSITARHLTSNKASGTTELVVICEADANPPVITFGWLCNETVVSNDSNNNILTETLREDATLTYLRSSI, encoded by the exons ATGGCAGTTGTTCATCAGGATCAGTCTGATCTTATTCAAGACGGATCTTACATCTCTCGTAAAGCTGTGACAATCACACCCTCTAGGGATGACCACGGAAAGGTTCTTAGCTGCATCGCGTCACATCCAGAACTACAAAATGAACGTCTACGCTCAGTTCATCTCAATGTTCATG ATTTACTGACTTCAATCACTTGTAAAAGTATTGGGTCATTCCCAGCGACCAAACTATCATTTCAGTTAGTAGGGGGTACTGGTCAAGCTGACAATATCCCCCTTCGCGCAAATATCTCAAGCAAAAGAAGTGTTTTAGACGATAAGTTGTTCGACTCCGAGGGTACTATAACCATTCACCCAAATATTGAGCGTCATGGGAAGTACATTTATTGCTACGCATCACTTGAAAAACACATAGTTGGATTTAAGTTCGCCAAAGTAATCGTTTATG GCCAACCAGAAGGCATCAAGATTACTTCCCCTGTGGACCTATACGATGGCATAGAAGTCAATGTAACCTGCAAAGCTGTTAATGGATACCCCGCACCGCATATCCATTGGTACATCGGAACAAGAAATCTTACAGAGGATTCATCTTTAAACATAAGTGAAAATAAAGCTGGTCGATATGATGCTGAAAGCACTCTAACTCTAATACCGACGAGGTATGACCATGGGAAACGTCTTCTCTGTGAGGCAGTACAACCTACAATACTCCAAGCTCGTTCGGTGAATCAAAGCTTGGTTCTAAATATATACT ATCATCCCGTTGTGTCAATCACTGCTCGACATCTTACATCAAACAAAGCAAGTGGGACTACAGAGCTCGTGGTGATATGTGAAGCTGATGCCAATCCCCCTGTCATTACCTTCGGATGGCTATGCAACGAAACTGTAGTGTCCAACGACTCCAATAACAACATACTCACTGAGACTCTACGTGAAGATGCAACCCTAACATACCTAAGGTCCAGC ATTTAA
- the LOC121420257 gene encoding uncharacterized protein LOC121420257 encodes MMASISEHMVLIICLEIITSQSSPPNRLYITDGEGIYNRSNSLPLTVIAGQQHDITCEAYEAMPSAVLEWRLPDDMAVVHQDQSDVIQDNFYISQKDVRIQFSRNDHRKILTCIASHPQLSKSLNCSVHLNVHVLPMSVLLFPTGSIQSQTRLIYVQEDSPTSITCKSIGSFPATELSFQLESGNGLAERILPNISRKTSILDHDLFDTEGTVIVHPTIAHHGKYINCFALLEESLVEWVFAKVVVYGAPEGIKITSPMDLYDGIEVNVSCKAINGYPAQHIHWYIGSMNLTEESSLIISENKAGRYDAESTLTLIPTRFDHRKHLFCEAVQPTTLPARSVNQSLVLNITYHPAVSITARRLTSNKASGTTELVLICEADANPPVITFVWLCNETLVSSYSNNYRLTETLYEDATLRSSVLAIQDPLIMYHYVYNCTAVSEYGSGSAAMNSLYLCELKVISVLFL; translated from the exons ATGATGGCGTCCATTTCTGAACATATGGTTCTTATTATTTGCCTTGAAATTATCACCTCACAAAGCT CTCCACCAAATCGGCTGTATATCACTGATGGAGAGGGCATCTATAACCGCTCAAACAGCCTCCCTCTAACGGTAATAGCTGGCCAACAACATGACATCACGTGTGAAGCATATGAAGCAATGCCCTCTGCAGTATTGGAATGGCGTTTACCTGATGATATGGCAGTTGTTCATCAGGATCAGTCTGATGTCATCCAAGACAACTTTTACATTTCTCAGAAAGATGTGAGAATTCAATTTTCCAGGAATGATCACAGAAAGATTCTCACCTGCATCGCATCACATCCACAGCTATCTAAGAGCCTTAATTGCTCAGTTCATCTAAATGTTCATG TTCTTCCTATGAGTGTGTTGCTCTTTCCAACTGGAAGTATCCAGTCCCAGACAAGACTCATATACGTTCAAGAAGATTCACCGACTTCAATCACATGTAAAAGTATTGGATCATTCCCAGCGACCGAACTATCCTTTCAGTTAGAAAGTGGCAATGGTCTCGCCGAAAGAATTCTTCCAAATATCTCaagaaaaacaagtattttagACCATGATTTGTTCGACACCGAGGGTACTGTAATCGTACACCCAACTATTGCACATCATGGGAAGTACATTAATTGCTTTGCATTACTTGAAGAATCTCTAGTGGAATGGGTGTTTGCCAAAGTGGTCGTTTACG GCGCACCAGAAGGAATCAAAATTACTTCCCCTATGGACCTATACGATGGCATAGAAGTCAATGTAAGCTGTAAAGCTATAAATGGATACCCTGCACAGCATATCCATTGGTACATCGGATCAATGAATCTTACAGAGGAGTCCTCCTTAATCATAAGTGAAAATAAAGCTGGTCGATATGATGCTGAAAGCACTCTGACTCTAATACCGACGAGGTTTGATCATAGGAAACATCTTTTCTGCGAGGCAGTTCAACCTACAACACTCCCAGCTCGTTCGGTGAATCAAAGCTTGGTTCTCAATATTACAT ATCATCCTGCTGTATCAATCACTGCTCGACGTCTTACATCAAACAAAGCAAGTGGGACTACTGAGCTCGTGTTGATATGTGAGGCGGACGCCAATCCTCCTGTCATTACCTTCGTTTGGCTATGCAACGAAACTCTAGTGTCCAGCTACTCCAATAACTACAGGCTCACCGAAACTCTATATGAAGATGCGACGCTAAGGTCCAGCGTACTTGCGATTCAAGACCCACTCATCATGTATCATTATGTTTACAACTGCACCGCTGTATCAGAATACGGCTCGGGAAGTGCAGCAATGAATTCCCTCTATTTGTGTGAGCTTAAAGTTAtctctgttctttttttataa